The following are from one region of the Pseudomonadales bacterium genome:
- the uvrD gene encoding DNA helicase II, producing MRPPGTSEQHVDVTQILENLNDAQREAVAAPLGNSLVIAGAGSGKTRVLVHRIAWLIEAENVSPHGLLAVTFTNKAAQEMRVRIEELLNISVRTLWVGTFHGIAHRLLRMHWQEAGLPQNFQILDADDQLRLVKRVMRALDIDEQKWPARQAVWFINSQKDEGRRAKDVLSGNTAGGDDLFQITHRKIYENYEALCQQGGLVDFAELLLRSHELWLEQPDLLAHYQRRFQQVLVDEFQDTNTIQYAWLRVLTGRTSGIMAVGDDDQSIYGWRGAKIENIHRFSQDFADVNTIRLEQNYRSTSTILKAANGLIAHNLDRLGKELWTAGNEGDPIRIYSGYNDLDEARFIAEQTEEWIDNGGSPDEVAILYRSNAQSRVLEEALLRLKIPYRIYGGLRFFERAEIKNALCYMRLIHDRHSDTAFERVINVPARGIGEKTLEAIRNQARVRQVSLWQACVDSLVEPGTVGGLPGRVTGKVAQFIQLIDDLAQGTASMSLHELADHVIEASGLMAFHSRERGERGLARKENLEELVTACRQFTGDLVFPVLEAEQEPVSVLAEFLDQTALDSGERQSESGPCVQLMTLHSAKGLEFPLVFLGGMEEGLFPHRMSAEEPGRIEEERRLCYVGITRAMRNLYLTYAETRRLHGNDTYNRPSRFLQEIPSELTAEVRMKGIDRPYNTQNSKQAALYEDSRSGLRMGQRVLHQKFGEGVVVQSEGSGERARIQVNFAAAGAKWLMLGYANLQTLD from the coding sequence ATGCGGCCGCCGGGGACGTCTGAGCAGCACGTGGACGTCACCCAAATTCTGGAAAATCTGAATGACGCACAGCGCGAGGCCGTGGCTGCGCCCCTGGGTAACAGCCTGGTCATCGCGGGTGCAGGCAGTGGCAAGACCCGGGTGCTGGTGCATCGCATCGCATGGCTGATAGAAGCGGAAAATGTTTCACCCCACGGCCTGCTGGCGGTGACTTTCACCAACAAGGCTGCTCAGGAAATGCGCGTGCGCATCGAAGAGCTGCTGAACATCTCCGTACGCACATTGTGGGTCGGTACCTTTCACGGTATCGCCCACCGCCTGCTGCGCATGCACTGGCAGGAAGCCGGACTGCCCCAGAATTTCCAGATCCTCGATGCGGACGATCAGCTCCGGCTGGTGAAGCGGGTGATGCGCGCCCTGGATATCGACGAGCAGAAGTGGCCGGCGCGTCAGGCGGTCTGGTTCATCAATTCTCAGAAAGACGAAGGCCGCAGGGCGAAGGATGTCTTATCCGGAAACACTGCAGGCGGCGATGATCTGTTTCAGATCACCCACAGGAAGATCTATGAGAATTACGAAGCCCTGTGTCAGCAGGGTGGCCTGGTGGATTTCGCTGAACTGCTGCTGCGCAGCCACGAGCTGTGGCTCGAACAGCCGGATCTGCTGGCCCACTATCAGCGCCGTTTTCAACAGGTGCTGGTGGATGAATTTCAGGATACCAACACCATACAGTACGCCTGGCTTCGCGTACTGACCGGCAGGACCAGCGGCATCATGGCCGTCGGCGACGACGATCAGTCGATCTACGGCTGGCGTGGCGCAAAGATCGAAAACATTCACCGCTTCAGCCAGGATTTCGCCGACGTAAACACCATCCGTCTCGAGCAGAACTACCGTTCCACCTCAACCATCCTTAAGGCTGCGAACGGCCTCATCGCCCACAATCTGGATCGACTGGGAAAGGAACTGTGGACGGCGGGCAACGAAGGCGATCCGATACGCATCTATTCGGGCTACAACGATCTGGACGAAGCGCGCTTCATCGCCGAGCAGACCGAAGAGTGGATAGACAACGGCGGCAGTCCGGACGAGGTCGCCATACTCTACCGATCCAATGCCCAGTCCCGGGTGCTGGAAGAGGCACTGCTGCGCCTGAAGATTCCCTATCGGATTTACGGCGGGCTGCGGTTCTTCGAGCGCGCTGAGATCAAGAATGCGCTGTGCTATATGCGCCTTATCCATGACCGTCACTCCGATACTGCCTTCGAGCGGGTGATCAATGTCCCCGCCCGGGGTATTGGCGAAAAGACACTTGAGGCGATCCGCAATCAGGCGCGTGTGCGTCAGGTTTCACTGTGGCAGGCATGTGTCGATAGTCTTGTCGAGCCGGGTACGGTCGGCGGTCTGCCCGGTAGAGTGACAGGCAAAGTCGCGCAGTTCATTCAGCTCATTGATGATCTGGCCCAGGGCACCGCCAGCATGTCTCTGCACGAGCTGGCTGACCATGTGATCGAAGCCAGTGGTCTCATGGCCTTTCACAGCAGGGAGCGTGGTGAGCGCGGCCTGGCCCGCAAGGAAAACCTTGAAGAACTGGTAACCGCCTGCCGGCAGTTCACGGGCGATCTGGTGTTTCCGGTGCTCGAAGCCGAGCAGGAGCCTGTCAGTGTGCTCGCCGAATTTCTCGACCAGACTGCGCTCGACTCGGGCGAGCGGCAGAGCGAATCCGGTCCCTGTGTGCAGCTCATGACCCTGCACTCGGCCAAGGGGCTCGAGTTTCCTCTGGTCTTTCTCGGTGGCATGGAAGAAGGGCTTTTTCCGCATCGCATGTCGGCAGAGGAACCGGGTCGCATCGAGGAAGAACGGCGCCTGTGTTACGTGGGCATTACCCGGGCGATGCGCAATCTCTATCTTACCTACGCCGAGACCCGCCGACTGCACGGCAATGACACCTACAACCGGCCATCGCGCTTCCTGCAGGAAATCCCCAGCGAGCTGACCGCGGAAGTGCGCATGAAGGGAATTGATCGACCCTATAACACACAGAACTCGAAGCAGGCGGCGCTCTACGAGGACTCCAGATCCGGTCTGCGCATGGGGCAGCGGGTGCTGCACCAGAAATTCGGTGAAGGGGTGGTGGTGCAGAGTGAAGGCAGCGGCGAACGTGCGCGCATACAGGTAAATTTTGCCGCAGCCGGGGCCAAGTGGCTCATGCTCGGTTATGCAAATCTACAGACATTGGATTAG
- a CDS encoding TRAP transporter substrate-binding protein translates to MAMHFGSAGVAGGVRRCSRAFGLAIALLLTSGGCGQTDSSPNAAGAAASGAPETAQRFRWKLITTWPKNLPALGTAVERFARNVRVMSNGRLDITVYGAGELVGAFEVFDAVSQGTAEMGNGASYYWRGKLPVAAVFSTIPFGMTAQEMNGWMRYGGGMELWRELYAPFGLIPFLAGSSGPQMGGWFNKEIQSVADLKGLQMRIPGLGGEVLARVGGVPVVLPGSEVFTALQTGVIDATEWVGPYNDLTLGLHTAARYYYYPGWHEPGAAIETLVNAKAWATLPEDLQVMVETAAQASSDDMLSEFTMRNAQALQTLVEEHGVQLRAFPADVLAALKVASAAVVRESAAGDPLSERILESQREHQKVLEAYQDITERAYMNARSADAGSSSSAAAGTAAGSTPR, encoded by the coding sequence ATGGCAATGCATTTCGGATCGGCAGGGGTGGCTGGCGGGGTCAGACGATGCAGCCGGGCTTTTGGTCTGGCGATCGCACTGCTGCTCACCAGCGGCGGCTGCGGGCAGACAGATTCGAGCCCCAACGCGGCAGGCGCGGCAGCTTCCGGGGCTCCTGAGACGGCCCAGCGCTTCCGCTGGAAACTCATTACCACCTGGCCGAAGAATCTGCCCGCGCTTGGCACTGCGGTCGAACGTTTCGCCCGGAATGTTCGGGTCATGAGCAATGGCCGGCTCGATATCACCGTCTACGGCGCCGGTGAACTCGTGGGCGCCTTCGAAGTCTTCGATGCGGTGTCTCAAGGCACCGCCGAGATGGGCAATGGTGCTTCCTATTACTGGCGCGGCAAGCTGCCGGTCGCCGCAGTGTTCTCCACCATTCCCTTCGGCATGACGGCCCAGGAGATGAATGGCTGGATGCGCTACGGTGGCGGAATGGAGCTGTGGCGGGAACTGTACGCGCCTTTCGGACTGATTCCCTTCCTGGCAGGGAGCTCCGGTCCACAGATGGGGGGCTGGTTCAACAAGGAGATCCAATCGGTCGCGGACCTGAAAGGATTGCAGATGCGCATTCCCGGGCTCGGTGGTGAGGTGCTGGCGCGGGTGGGCGGTGTCCCGGTTGTGCTGCCCGGCAGCGAAGTCTTCACCGCGCTGCAGACCGGAGTGATAGATGCGACCGAATGGGTGGGCCCTTACAACGATCTGACCCTGGGCCTGCACACCGCCGCGCGCTACTACTATTACCCGGGCTGGCATGAACCGGGTGCCGCCATCGAAACACTGGTCAATGCGAAGGCCTGGGCCACCCTGCCGGAGGACCTGCAGGTGATGGTGGAAACTGCCGCCCAGGCGAGCAGCGACGACATGCTCAGCGAATTCACCATGCGCAATGCCCAGGCCCTGCAGACCCTGGTGGAGGAACACGGGGTGCAGCTGCGGGCGTTCCCGGCGGATGTGCTGGCCGCTCTGAAAGTAGCCTCGGCTGCCGTGGTTCGGGAGTCCGCCGCGGGCGATCCTCTGTCGGAGCGGATACTGGAATCCCAGCGGGAACATCAGAAAGTGCTCGAGGCATACCAGGACATCACCGAACGCGCTTATATGAACGCGCGCTCTGCGGACGCGGGTTCGTCGAGCTCGGCCGCTGCGGGCACGGCTGCCGGATCGACCCCCCGCTGA